In Alkalihalobacillus sp. TS-13, the following are encoded in one genomic region:
- a CDS encoding DUF3311 domain-containing protein: MTKRKFTTIYCLSLLVPLLLLLFPLFSLGNRAKPMVMGLPFSVFWVIMWILIAFLIVLALYRIDPDKDEKGGN, translated from the coding sequence ATGACGAAAAGGAAGTTTACTACGATCTATTGTCTTTCTCTACTAGTTCCTTTGCTCTTATTGCTTTTTCCGTTGTTTTCATTAGGAAACCGGGCGAAGCCAATGGTGATGGGCCTTCCTTTCTCCGTGTTTTGGGTGATTATGTGGATCCTCATCGCTTTCTTGATTGTACTAGCTTTATATAGGATCGATCCAGATAAAGATGAAAAGGGGGGGAACTAG
- a CDS encoding amidohydrolase, which translates to MKATKAFFNGEVITVDAQFSVHEAVAVYENHILSVGTNEKILAITDEDTEIIDLGGRSLLPGFIDAHAHLELYGTNRLGVNGKDVKDIKELQTRLKNAAESTPSGEWIRGWGYNQNNLAEGRHLTRWDLDEVSTENPIIVVRTCGHISCVNSKALELAGIDAVLEDPPGGKYVREDGELTGLLLEAAHMEMFLLANYSETEILKGLELASQDYLAAGITSIHDAGGYGPDHIRHLQNAVQLKKVKQRVYALYGSLKDSPDMVEKGLASGMVTGLGDEWFKIGPAKVFIDGSSSGPTAKTREPYTSDPEDSGILYLNQHDLDTILGKANEKGWQITAHAIGDQAVEMMVEAIDTSLENHPHSDHRHRIEHAGMTPPDLVEKMKALEIVPIPNPAFVYEFGDGYINDYGERVHTMFPLKSFVENKIPFAIGSDSPITTYNPLYGIHAAVNRQSKTGNPVGDTEKITVQEAIKAYTWYGAFASYEDHIKGSIEVGKLADFVVLDESILECEAGRLKDLNVDMTVLDGEILVYKSPKEAVR; encoded by the coding sequence TTGAAAGCGACCAAAGCATTTTTTAATGGTGAAGTGATTACGGTAGATGCTCAATTTTCTGTGCATGAAGCGGTGGCGGTATATGAAAACCATATCCTCTCTGTTGGTACAAATGAGAAGATCCTGGCGATCACAGATGAGGACACGGAAATCATTGACCTGGGAGGGCGGAGCCTGTTGCCTGGTTTCATCGATGCTCACGCCCATCTTGAACTTTATGGCACCAACAGATTAGGTGTGAATGGAAAAGATGTGAAGGATATAAAGGAGCTCCAGACCCGACTGAAGAATGCAGCCGAATCGACTCCGAGTGGGGAATGGATACGCGGTTGGGGATATAATCAGAACAATTTGGCCGAAGGGAGACATCTAACGCGCTGGGATCTTGATGAGGTTTCTACTGAAAATCCGATTATTGTTGTAAGAACATGCGGCCATATCTCGTGCGTAAATTCTAAAGCCCTTGAGCTGGCTGGTATTGATGCTGTATTGGAAGATCCTCCAGGCGGGAAATATGTCAGGGAAGACGGGGAATTGACTGGACTGCTGTTAGAAGCAGCTCACATGGAAATGTTCCTTTTGGCCAACTACTCGGAAACGGAAATTCTGAAGGGATTAGAACTTGCCTCTCAAGACTATCTGGCAGCTGGGATAACAAGCATTCATGATGCGGGTGGGTACGGACCGGATCATATCCGCCATCTTCAGAATGCAGTTCAATTGAAAAAAGTGAAGCAGCGTGTCTATGCGCTGTATGGTTCACTAAAAGACTCCCCGGATATGGTCGAAAAAGGGCTGGCAAGTGGTATGGTGACAGGTCTTGGTGACGAGTGGTTCAAGATCGGTCCAGCGAAAGTTTTCATAGACGGAAGCAGCAGCGGTCCGACTGCGAAAACACGTGAACCTTATACAAGTGATCCTGAAGATTCTGGGATTCTATATCTTAACCAACATGATTTAGATACCATTTTAGGAAAAGCGAACGAAAAGGGCTGGCAAATCACCGCCCATGCAATCGGAGATCAAGCAGTGGAAATGATGGTTGAAGCGATCGATACTTCACTTGAAAATCATCCCCACTCTGACCACAGGCACAGAATTGAACATGCAGGAATGACACCTCCAGATCTAGTGGAAAAGATGAAAGCTTTAGAAATTGTGCCGATTCCGAATCCTGCGTTCGTATATGAATTCGGGGATGGTTATATCAATGATTATGGTGAACGCGTCCATACGATGTTTCCACTAAAAAGCTTTGTCGAGAACAAAATACCGTTTGCAATCGGGTCTGATAGTCCGATTACGACCTACAATCCGCTATATGGTATACATGCAGCTGTCAATCGCCAAAGTAAAACCGGTAATCCAGTCGGTGATACCGAGAAGATAACTGTACAAGAAGCGATAAAAGCCTATACGTGGTATGGCGCATTCGCCAGTTATGAAGATCATATTAAAGGCAGTATCGAAGTAGGGAAGCTGGCTGACTTTGTCGTTCTTGATGAATCCATATTGGAATGTGAAGCAGGCCGATTGAAAGATTTGAATGTGGACATGACAGTGCTTGATGGAGAAATTCTTGTTTATAAATCACCGAAGGAGGCTGTTCGATGA
- a CDS encoding M20 family metallo-hydrolase: MSINRGRLQKHLNQLAEIGKIGETGVCRLAHSKEDRQAADVVRQWMEEAGLTTRIDGFGNLIGRLEGQDKNKPILILGSHIDSQPYGGRFDGTAGSLGAIEVVHTMKDNGIVPERTIEVICFSDEEGCRFNKGVFGVRALTGLLEEGELERKDQDGMTRREALNEFGVEPDLSTSPVYKKGEIEAFIELHIEQGPVLEAQGKPVGIVSGISGPIWLTVTLEGFAGHAGSVPMNLRQDALVGASEIIRQFNDLVRREGTETTVGTVGNLNVFPNSRNIIPEKVAFTIDLRDINLERRTKLEDQLYQIIEKTASEKNLKVEINEDTRSDPRYCADWIKKIMTEEDAKLGFNSPMLMSGPFHDALFMSYISDYGMIFVRCKKGISHNPLEFAEIDDIEKGVNLLYQTALRISQS, encoded by the coding sequence ATGTCGATTAATCGTGGACGTTTACAGAAGCATCTCAACCAGCTGGCTGAAATAGGGAAAATTGGTGAGACAGGTGTATGTCGCCTGGCTCATTCCAAGGAAGACAGACAAGCTGCTGACGTTGTCCGACAATGGATGGAAGAAGCCGGATTGACGACTAGAATTGATGGATTCGGTAACTTGATCGGCCGTCTGGAAGGACAGGATAAGAACAAACCGATTTTGATATTGGGCTCTCATATTGATTCTCAGCCGTATGGCGGCCGTTTTGATGGTACTGCTGGTTCGCTCGGTGCAATTGAAGTCGTACATACGATGAAAGATAACGGGATTGTCCCTGAGCGTACCATTGAGGTTATTTGTTTTTCCGATGAAGAGGGGTGTCGGTTCAACAAAGGTGTCTTTGGCGTTCGGGCATTGACCGGACTATTGGAGGAAGGCGAGCTTGAACGGAAAGATCAGGACGGTATGACTAGACGGGAAGCGTTGAATGAATTCGGTGTCGAACCTGATCTATCCACAAGCCCAGTTTATAAGAAGGGGGAGATTGAGGCTTTCATCGAACTGCATATCGAGCAAGGGCCTGTTCTCGAAGCACAAGGGAAACCAGTTGGCATCGTCTCCGGGATCTCTGGTCCGATTTGGTTGACGGTGACACTTGAAGGGTTTGCCGGCCATGCTGGATCTGTGCCTATGAATTTAAGGCAAGATGCGCTAGTCGGTGCTTCTGAAATCATCCGTCAATTCAACGACCTGGTCAGAAGGGAAGGCACGGAGACAACAGTCGGGACTGTCGGAAATTTGAACGTTTTCCCGAATTCGAGAAATATCATTCCGGAAAAAGTGGCGTTTACGATCGATCTTCGTGACATTAATCTTGAAAGGCGTACGAAACTTGAAGATCAACTCTATCAAATCATTGAAAAAACAGCGTCCGAGAAAAACCTGAAAGTTGAAATTAACGAAGATACTAGAAGTGACCCAAGATATTGTGCTGATTGGATAAAAAAGATCATGACAGAGGAAGATGCCAAACTTGGATTTAACTCACCTATGTTGATGAGTGGTCCGTTCCATGATGCGTTATTCATGTCCTATATCAGTGATTATGGGATGATTTTTGTCAGGTGTAAAAAGGGCATCAGCCACAACCCATTAGAGTTCGCAGAAATCGATGACATTGAAAAAGGAGTCAATTTGTTGTATCAGACAGCTTTACGTATTTCACAGTCCTAA
- a CDS encoding bile acid:sodium symporter family protein, with product MKLLESISNLAGKYFAAWVIAVALIAYFLPDPFLGLGNYITILLGVVMFGMGLTLKPVDFKLVLKKPVPVIIGVAAQFILMPLIALALAFVMNLPAELAAGLVLLGSVPGGTASNVMVYLAKGNLALSVAMTSLSTMLAPILTPIILLALAGQWLPVDPVAMFVSIVQVIIIPITLGIIIRRFFPTGVQKSASVIPLISVIAIIVIVSAVVSMNVESIATSGLLIFTAVMIHNLLGLTLGYMTARTMRLDESKRRAISIEVGMQNSGLGVALATAHFGPLAALPNVIAAVWHNISGPILATYWSKKPVEQDTGIDSTTGLKKRVQNTGS from the coding sequence ATGAAACTACTAGAATCGATCAGCAATCTTGCAGGTAAATATTTTGCAGCTTGGGTCATTGCCGTTGCACTAATCGCTTATTTTCTACCGGATCCATTCTTGGGGTTAGGGAATTATATCACGATCTTGTTAGGGGTTGTGATGTTCGGAATGGGATTAACATTGAAACCGGTTGATTTCAAACTGGTTCTTAAAAAGCCGGTTCCGGTCATTATTGGGGTGGCGGCACAATTCATCCTTATGCCCCTTATCGCCTTAGCGCTTGCATTTGTCATGAATTTACCGGCGGAATTAGCAGCAGGACTGGTGTTGCTTGGCTCGGTTCCAGGCGGGACAGCTTCGAACGTGATGGTTTATTTGGCAAAAGGGAATCTCGCTTTGTCAGTTGCGATGACGTCATTGTCTACCATGCTGGCTCCGATTTTAACCCCAATAATCCTGCTGGCACTCGCAGGCCAGTGGTTACCGGTCGATCCAGTGGCTATGTTCGTATCGATTGTCCAAGTGATCATTATACCGATTACGCTAGGGATCATCATAAGAAGGTTCTTTCCAACCGGTGTTCAAAAAAGTGCATCTGTTATTCCATTGATTTCGGTTATCGCAATCATCGTCATTGTTTCTGCTGTTGTTTCGATGAATGTCGAAAGTATCGCTACTTCTGGACTCTTGATCTTTACAGCTGTGATGATTCATAATTTGCTAGGGTTGACGCTCGGGTATATGACAGCACGGACGATGAGGTTGGATGAAAGTAAAAGAAGAGCGATTTCAATTGAGGTAGGGATGCAGAACTCAGGGCTTGGGGTTGCCCTGGCGACGGCGCACTTTGGTCCGCTCGCTGCACTGCCTAATGTCATCGCTGCGGTTTGGCACAATATCTCAGGACCGATCCTCGCCACCTACTGGTCTAAGAAACCAGTTGAGCAGGATACGGGAATAGATTCTACTACTGGACTTAAAAAACGCGTCCAAAACACTGGAAGTTGA
- a CDS encoding FAD-binding oxidoreductase, giving the protein MNATITTIYEELRGFLDDHQVSTNETILEQHSKDESYHTPSLPDIVVFPETSDQVSAVVKVAGKYNKPIVPFGIGSSLEGHVIPYDKGISIDFSLMNKVLEVREKDFLVKVQPGVTRNQLNKELKKYGLFFTVDPGADATLGGMAATNASGTTSVKYGVMRDQVRSLEVVLPDGEIMHTGNLAQKSSSGYNLNSLFVGSEGTLGCITELTLRVYGIPEHIAAARAAFPTVDDAVEAVVSILQAGIPIARVELVDEHSITQVNRFSETDYKEKPTLFLEFHGNEQGLNHDIEFTKEIVEDHGCEEVYFEEDNAARNKLWEARHNLAYAYMHLNPGKKHMVTDVCVPITELAGAIKFARKRIEELGLLGGILGHVGDGNYHTSLMIDMDEPEEMKRAAQFNEEIVEYALERGGTCTGEHGVGIGKMKYQQREHGKAFSVMEKIKLALDPNEIMNPNKLVHTKRRSL; this is encoded by the coding sequence ATGAATGCTACGATCACAACGATTTATGAGGAACTTCGAGGATTTTTGGATGATCATCAGGTTTCTACGAATGAAACGATACTTGAGCAGCACAGTAAGGATGAATCCTATCATACACCGAGTCTACCGGACATTGTCGTCTTTCCAGAAACGAGCGACCAAGTAAGTGCAGTCGTCAAGGTGGCGGGCAAGTATAACAAACCAATTGTTCCGTTTGGAATCGGATCGAGTTTGGAAGGTCATGTGATTCCTTATGATAAAGGAATCTCAATCGATTTTTCCTTGATGAATAAAGTGCTTGAAGTAAGAGAGAAGGATTTCCTCGTCAAAGTACAACCTGGTGTCACACGGAACCAGCTCAATAAAGAACTGAAAAAATACGGTCTGTTTTTTACGGTCGATCCTGGTGCAGATGCTACACTCGGCGGTATGGCAGCGACAAATGCAAGTGGTACGACATCAGTAAAATATGGGGTCATGCGTGATCAAGTGCGTAGTTTAGAAGTCGTTTTACCTGATGGAGAAATCATGCATACTGGTAATCTAGCACAAAAATCGTCGTCCGGATATAATTTGAACAGTCTCTTTGTCGGTTCAGAAGGTACGCTAGGCTGTATTACCGAGTTGACGTTACGAGTGTATGGAATACCTGAGCATATTGCTGCGGCCAGAGCAGCGTTTCCAACAGTAGATGATGCTGTTGAAGCGGTCGTCTCCATCTTACAAGCAGGGATTCCGATTGCACGTGTTGAGCTTGTCGATGAGCATTCCATCACCCAAGTGAATCGCTTCAGTGAAACGGATTATAAAGAAAAACCTACTTTGTTTTTAGAATTCCACGGTAACGAGCAGGGTCTCAATCATGATATCGAATTTACAAAAGAGATCGTGGAAGATCATGGATGTGAGGAGGTTTATTTTGAAGAGGATAATGCAGCCCGAAATAAGCTGTGGGAAGCTCGTCACAATCTTGCTTATGCTTATATGCACTTGAATCCTGGGAAAAAACACATGGTCACAGATGTCTGTGTTCCAATCACTGAGCTGGCAGGTGCGATCAAATTCGCCCGAAAACGGATTGAAGAGCTTGGTCTTCTTGGTGGAATCCTCGGTCATGTCGGTGATGGGAATTATCATACATCTTTGATGATCGATATGGATGAGCCTGAAGAGATGAAAAGAGCTGCGCAGTTCAATGAGGAAATTGTTGAATACGCATTAGAACGTGGCGGTACCTGTACAGGTGAACATGGCGTCGGGATCGGTAAAATGAAGTACCAGCAACGTGAGCATGGGAAAGCGTTCAGTGTCATGGAAAAGATTAAATTAGCGTTGGATCCTAATGAAATCATGAATCCGAATAAACTTGTGCATACGAAGAGGAGGAGTCTATGA
- a CDS encoding sulfite oxidase, producing the protein MRSPMIRPYLTTRSLTPENQETPINFIDGGPVDIQLFYRRNHFSYPGMTNVNYWLPVNGLVANPKWFSLQDLRGMPSKTLKVVLECAGNKRSLFEPKTPGEQWGKGAVSQGYWKGVPLRLLLEQAGVMGSAKEIVVQGHDFGKRTDTDSLYSYKRSLPIEKALHPDTIVAYEYNGEPLPVKHGSPLRLIVPQWYAMASVKWIKQIRVIDSSFEGPFQSTDYVYYPNKENDEGAYPVTTMNVNATIQQPLDMDVKNTGKHMIKGIAWSGEGQITKVEISTDGGQTWAEADLIKESDVGYGWTNWAYEWHVAKKGEFTILAKATDFQNRTQPVTPFWNRKGYGYNAIEKITVKIE; encoded by the coding sequence ATGCGTTCCCCAATGATAAGACCTTACTTGACGACTCGTAGTTTGACGCCTGAGAACCAGGAAACGCCGATCAATTTTATAGACGGAGGACCTGTCGATATTCAGTTGTTCTATAGAAGGAATCACTTTTCGTATCCAGGAATGACAAATGTGAACTACTGGTTACCGGTTAATGGGCTTGTTGCTAACCCAAAATGGTTTTCACTTCAAGACCTGAGGGGGATGCCATCTAAAACGCTTAAAGTTGTGCTTGAGTGTGCTGGGAACAAACGAAGTCTTTTTGAGCCGAAAACCCCAGGTGAACAGTGGGGCAAAGGTGCGGTCAGCCAGGGATATTGGAAGGGGGTACCTTTAAGGCTCCTTTTGGAACAGGCAGGGGTGATGGGGAGTGCAAAAGAGATCGTTGTGCAGGGGCACGATTTCGGTAAAAGAACAGATACCGATTCACTTTATTCTTATAAAAGGAGCTTGCCAATCGAAAAAGCGCTCCATCCTGACACCATTGTTGCCTATGAATATAATGGTGAACCCCTTCCAGTTAAACATGGTTCCCCTTTAAGATTGATCGTCCCACAGTGGTATGCAATGGCTTCAGTAAAATGGATCAAGCAAATCCGGGTGATTGATTCCAGTTTTGAGGGTCCGTTCCAGTCCACTGATTATGTTTATTATCCGAATAAGGAAAATGACGAAGGTGCCTATCCGGTAACAACTATGAATGTGAATGCGACAATTCAGCAACCGTTGGATATGGATGTAAAGAATACCGGAAAGCACATGATTAAAGGCATTGCATGGTCTGGTGAGGGACAGATCACCAAAGTCGAAATCAGTACAGACGGGGGTCAAACATGGGCAGAAGCTGATCTGATCAAAGAATCGGATGTTGGCTATGGTTGGACCAATTGGGCTTATGAGTGGCATGTCGCTAAAAAAGGTGAATTTACGATATTGGCAAAAGCGACCGACTTCCAAAATCGGACGCAACCCGTCACGCCTTTTTGGAACCGGAAAGGCTACGGCTATAATGCAATTGAAAAAATCACTGTGAAAATCGAATGA